Genomic DNA from Prunus persica cultivar Lovell chromosome G1, Prunus_persica_NCBIv2, whole genome shotgun sequence:
GGGTCATGTTTGATTGAGTTGGCTGTTTATGTTCGATCAATTCGGCAGCAACCCAATGGTGGAAACtttgtattttcttattgATTTACAATTTAGTAATGCATTTGACTTGTAGACAGGAAAAACTTAGCTATCACGGGTTCACGAAACCCTAAACCcgtctctctttctttcttatcaCCACGGTTCATCATGTCAGAAAGAGAGAACGGTTTCATGAACCTGTGATAGCTAAGTTTTTCTTCAGTTAGACTGTCTAATATCACTTGACATTTCCGTAATTTGCAGAGGGTGCAAAAGAGGGATTCAAGGCCGCTGTCATTGCTTGTGCTCTCACCACCGTGCCTACAGTATGTGTCATGTTGCTAAATTTTCCATAAGTTCATTTGTTCGGTACAAATTGGCAGCTTGCATAACTATACATGAGCAACAAGCCTGAATCCTAGTTTTCATTTCCTACAATCTGCTACTGCACGTTTGATCTTCTTCATGTCCTTGTGGGTTATGCTCTTTAGCTTGTTGGTATTGCCTTCTTAGTTGTATGGAAGACGATCCATTGAACATCTCTGAATTATAATGTCGATATGATGGGTCTCATCTGAATTGAAAAATGGAGTGCAAACAAATTGCATGGTTGTCTGTGAGAAAAAGCAAAACGGTCCTTCAATCTTCTCTTTGAAGTTTTTATGTCATTTGTGACTATGTAGTTCACACattttgtattatatttgGAGGCTGTGCCTTGGCCGACTTGCTCCAAACTTGGGTGGTTGCAGTCTTGAGTCACAGAAATAGCCTCTGGGAATAAGGGGTATGTCTATGTCTGTTTATGTCATGTCGTGTCCTCCCCAGATTTTGCGTTGAGAGCCTCATGCACTAGGATGTTCATTTTTCTCGTTGCAACTCTATTTTTGCCTTTCTGGATTCAAGGCAGATCTTGCCATCTTGGTTTACTTTTTGATGACTACTATTGACGTGTTCTTCATATTCCCAGTTGGCTGCTGTTCGTATGATTCCTTGGGCAAAGCATAACCTCAATTATACTGCTCAAGCACTCATCATATGTGGTGGTatgatttgaaattcatttattGCTATCCTTGTGCAGAGTTCAGAGATGTGGGGCAATTCTACTGGATATAgagctttaattattaatccTCCCACATAAAGCTTTAATTTTCAATGCCCCTATATCCACGAAAAATTTGCCTTCATGGGAAATCTGACTTGTATTATTACTTAATGAACAGCATCAATTGCTTCGTACTTCATCACTGCCGATAAAACTATCTTAGCATGCGCCAGAAAAAATGCCCAGTTGGAAGATTCCTTGAGACGCCAGAAGCAGTGATATCATGCAACTCTAACTTGAAGCGATATGGGTACCATTCAATGCATTGCCATTGAAAAATTAGTGCATTTGATGGGTGCATCGAACACCTACAATAAACCCATCATGTGTTTATCGTATGATTAGTTCTCGTTGGCTACATTCTCGTTTGTAtgcaagaattttttttaagttatgGTACATGGCTGGGGCAGCTTGTGCTGTTTATTTCATGAATCTGTTTCGTGTGTTTATATTGTATTCCCCTTTCGTTATCCccgtttcttttctttggccAAGGGAGAACAAGGGAGAAGAGATTTTTCATTAATAAGGCTGGGGTTAAGTGACGTATTTGGATTGCATAGAattacaagtttttttttttcagtttgctACTGTGATTGGTATTttattcatttcatttaagcTATACGTATGCCATGtagctcttgagaaaaaaatcagaaaggCAAGGCAGGTAAAATGAGATACTCTGTAAAAAGAATCACAgttcttttatcttttggtAGGATTGGAGCCAAAAGGCCCctaaaattgtcttttccaTCTCCTATGAAATGTCGATCGCAAGTGTATAGAGGGAGATTCAATGTACAAATAGTAAAAATCTCTTTGTAAGGGTAAAAAATTGAccatttttttaatctcttGTACTAGTCTCAGTAGCAGTTCTATTTGACGGAGACAAAATCATCGTGAAGCATCTGGC
This window encodes:
- the LOC18790200 gene encoding early nodulin-93, whose product is MGIPSEMRDMWVNRGKGLLIPSPAEEQKRLRSAKCTQEGAKEGFKAAVIACALTTVPTLAAVRMIPWAKHNLNYTAQALIICGASIASYFITADKTILACARKNAQLEDSLRRQKQ